The genomic DNA CATTGGCGTTTCATGCATCACAGCTTCATCATCCGTCCGGTGATCCCATACTGCATGACATTCATCTTTGGCCCGCTTTCCTCCCATTCGAGTTTTACCTTCCCGCATGATCTATGACGTCACCTCCAAAGCGTTCTTTGAAGCCAAGTACCAGGACTGCGAGGACCCGTGGAGTTTCGCTACAAGTTCGTACGAGCGTGAGCGGTATGAGGCTATCCTATCTGCGGTTGGTGGCCGACGCTATCGACGCGCGTTTGAGCCAGGCTGTTCTATCGGAGTCTTGACGGCGATGCTGGCGCGGATCTGTGACAGCGTGGAGGCAATGGATATTTCTCCGACCGCTATAGCGCAAGCCCGCGAGCGAACGCAACATCTTGATAATGTGCGAACAACCTGCGGAGCCCTTCCGGCCTTCATACCGTCTGGGACTTTCGACCTTATCGTATTCAGCGAAATTGGCTATTACTTTACGGAAGAGGATCTGTTCGCCGTCGCAACAGCTGTCACCAGCCGGGTGAGCACGTCTGGTGTCTTTGTCGCCGCGCACTGGCTTGGCGACTCATCCGATCATTTGCTCTCCGGAGACCGCGTTCATGAAATCCTCAATCAGGTTCCAGACTTCATCCTGCGGCATGGACAACGCCATACCGGTTTTCGACTTGACGTCTGGACGCGAGGATAGTTGGCACATCTCAGTGCTTATTCCCGCACGCAATGAAGAGGCTCTTCTGCCTCGCTGCCTATTCTCTGTGCAACGTGCACGCTTAAAGCTGCCACCGGAAGTTACAAGCGACGTCATCGTGGTCGATGATGCATCATCTGACCGGACGAGAGCGATAGCTGAAAGCATCCTTAGAGACGAAGGTGCCGTTGTTAGCACAACTGAGGGAGGAGTTGGCAGCGCTCGCTCCCTCGCGGCGAGCATTGCTCTCGGGAGATATAAAGGTCCCGCTCATCTGCACTGGCTTGCCAATACAGATGCGGACTGCTGCGTTCCCGAGACATGGTTGCTGGATCAACTCGCCATCGCCGAGACCAATGTCCAAGCTATTGCAGGCATCATCAGCGTAGATAGCTTCAGTGAGCACCAGCCAGAGGTCGCTGAGCGCTTCAGTTCCAGTTATCTGATTCACGCCGACGGTTCTCACCCTCATGTACATGGCGCGAACCTTGGCGTGCGCGCAGATGCATACCTTCGTGCGGGTGGCTGGAGTTCCTTGCCTACAGCGGAGGACCACGATTTATGGAACCGCCTCCACACTACGGGTTCTCTGCGCGTCTCGCTCGGGAGCGTCCGAGTGGTCACCAGCGGACGCCGCGTTGGCCGTGCACCCCTCGGCTTCGCCCAAGCTCTGGCCGCGCACAATAACGAAGAACTCGAGGCAGCTGAGTGAGTCTCATCGACGAAGTCAGGGATATCACGGCTTCGCCGCTGCCATTGCCAGGGCACGGGCAGACGTCCGAGCGACATCGTTTCCTCTTTGAGACCGGGCGGCGCAACCTCTCCCTCGCGCGACTCGCTGAGGCCCATTGGGACGCAGTCGCCATCCTTAGCGAGGCTGGTCACGAAGTTGCTCCTAATGCAATCTATGGCGTTTGGGCTGCCGAAATCCCCGGTCGCTCCCTGCATCTCGGGGGTCAGACGCTATCAGGCAAGAAGCCGTTTTGCAGCGGAGCTGGGCTTATCGATCGAGCTTTGGTAACGGTTGGTGACCCAGAACATCTATTGATTGACGTTGACCTCCGGCAACCCAATTTCGAGTTTGACCGCTCAGAGTGGCACGCACAAGCGTTCTCTGAAACGAGCACATGCACCGTAGCCTTCAATGCCATCAGGTTTTCTAAGAGGGATATTGTTGGTCCGGCAGGCTTCTATCTTAATCGTCCGGGTTTCTGGCATGGCGCTTGCGGACCTGCCGCATGTTGGGCCGGCGGCGCTGCAGGACTCGTAGACTGGGCCGCGAACCAGACGCGCAGTGATCCTCACACCCTGGCGCACTTTGGCGCGATGCGGTCCAGCCTTTGGGCGCTGGAAACCCTTCTGGATGCCGTGGGTGCAGAGATAGATC from Granulicella aggregans includes the following:
- a CDS encoding nodulation S family protein, which gives rise to MIYDVTSKAFFEAKYQDCEDPWSFATSSYERERYEAILSAVGGRRYRRAFEPGCSIGVLTAMLARICDSVEAMDISPTAIAQARERTQHLDNVRTTCGALPAFIPSGTFDLIVFSEIGYYFTEEDLFAVATAVTSRVSTSGVFVAAHWLGDSSDHLLSGDRVHEILNQVPDFILRHGQRHTGFRLDVWTRG
- a CDS encoding glycosyltransferase, which translates into the protein MDNAIPVFDLTSGREDSWHISVLIPARNEEALLPRCLFSVQRARLKLPPEVTSDVIVVDDASSDRTRAIAESILRDEGAVVSTTEGGVGSARSLAASIALGRYKGPAHLHWLANTDADCCVPETWLLDQLAIAETNVQAIAGIISVDSFSEHQPEVAERFSSSYLIHADGSHPHVHGANLGVRADAYLRAGGWSSLPTAEDHDLWNRLHTTGSLRVSLGSVRVVTSGRRVGRAPLGFAQALAAHNNEELEAAE